In Nitrospirota bacterium, a single genomic region encodes these proteins:
- a CDS encoding adenylate/guanylate cyclase domain-containing protein, whose amino-acid sequence MSVKTGKKAGMLIALIVALSLSLMYLGNARFFEVLEEKTLDLRFNVRGVVTPGPETLIAAIDEKSISKLGRFPWSRTVWARVVDRLTDERAAVVVFDVLFTEAENARSDGLLERALQKNGRVIIPMDFDFSEAGYKESGFTSRQVDFLIPSAYAVLKNTDTSYTPLAAKMVLPPLERFSAAAASVAPINMIPDSDGTLRWELLAIQYQDDYYAPIGLQAARLYRKLDLPSLALDGQGSVQLAGTLIPTDAQSRMLINYRGPDGTFPRYSISDIVDGKTPAGTFKDKIVLIGATAIGIYDLRVTPFSNNMAGIEKHASVVDNILRNDFLRRTETGVILLIFFFAALFGVTLPRLGAGAGAVLFLALFGGYLGVVYYLFVVKGIWFNFVYPASALFFGYTSQTAYRFFMEERRARDIRKMFSSYVSKRIVDELIRDPSKAKLGGDRKEITVLFSDIRGFTSFSEMLQPEEVVSLLNEYLGAMTEVVFEYEGTLDKFVGDAIVALWGAPVGQPDHAERACGCALAMIVRLKELQAKWAAEGKHIIDIGIGINTGDMVVGNIGAPGKKMDYTVIGDNVNLGARLESLTRQYNNHIIISEYTYGKVRNIMRVNELGSVTVKGKQQPVVIYDLVGVKE is encoded by the coding sequence ATGTCAGTGAAAACCGGGAAAAAAGCGGGCATGCTCATTGCGTTGATCGTGGCACTGTCGCTGTCGCTTATGTATCTGGGCAATGCCAGGTTCTTCGAGGTGCTGGAAGAAAAGACGCTGGACCTCCGGTTCAACGTTCGGGGCGTCGTAACGCCCGGTCCCGAGACGCTTATTGCGGCCATTGACGAAAAAAGCATCAGTAAACTGGGGCGATTTCCCTGGTCCCGTACGGTCTGGGCACGCGTGGTGGACCGTCTCACCGATGAGCGCGCCGCAGTGGTCGTCTTTGACGTGCTTTTTACGGAGGCCGAGAATGCGAGGTCTGACGGCCTCCTGGAGCGGGCTCTCCAAAAGAATGGTCGTGTGATCATTCCGATGGACTTCGATTTTTCCGAAGCCGGGTATAAGGAATCCGGCTTTACGAGCAGGCAGGTGGATTTCCTGATCCCCTCTGCGTACGCAGTGCTGAAAAATACCGATACCTCCTATACGCCGCTCGCAGCCAAAATGGTGCTTCCCCCGCTTGAACGGTTCTCCGCAGCCGCCGCATCTGTCGCCCCTATCAATATGATCCCCGACAGTGACGGGACGCTCCGCTGGGAACTGCTCGCTATTCAATATCAGGATGATTATTACGCGCCGATTGGCCTGCAGGCCGCCCGGTTGTACCGTAAACTGGACCTTCCGAGTCTGGCCCTTGACGGTCAGGGGTCGGTCCAGTTGGCCGGTACGCTCATCCCCACCGATGCGCAGAGCAGGATGCTGATCAATTACCGCGGTCCGGATGGGACCTTTCCCCGCTATTCGATCTCCGATATCGTGGATGGAAAGACGCCGGCAGGGACCTTTAAGGACAAGATCGTCCTGATAGGCGCCACTGCCATAGGCATCTATGATCTGCGGGTGACGCCATTCTCGAACAACATGGCGGGGATCGAAAAGCATGCGAGCGTGGTGGACAATATCCTGCGCAATGATTTCCTGCGGCGCACCGAGACGGGCGTCATCCTCCTGATCTTCTTTTTTGCCGCGCTGTTCGGCGTCACGCTTCCCCGCCTCGGCGCCGGTGCCGGTGCGGTATTGTTCCTGGCCCTGTTCGGGGGCTACCTGGGTGTCGTGTATTACCTTTTCGTGGTCAAAGGGATCTGGTTTAACTTTGTGTATCCCGCGTCGGCCCTTTTCTTCGGTTACACAAGCCAGACCGCATACCGGTTCTTCATGGAGGAACGGCGCGCCCGTGACATTCGCAAAATGTTTTCGAGCTATGTATCGAAGCGGATCGTGGACGAACTCATCCGGGACCCGAGCAAGGCCAAGCTCGGCGGCGATCGCAAGGAGATCACGGTGCTTTTTTCCGATATCCGGGGATTCACCTCCTTTTCCGAAATGCTTCAGCCTGAAGAAGTGGTCTCGCTGTTGAATGAATATCTGGGCGCGATGACGGAGGTCGTGTTCGAATACGAAGGGACTCTCGACAAATTCGTGGGAGATGCCATCGTTGCGCTCTGGGGCGCGCCTGTCGGCCAGCCGGACCATGCGGAGCGCGCGTGCGGGTGCGCTCTGGCCATGATCGTCAGGCTCAAGGAGTTGCAGGCAAAGTGGGCCGCCGAAGGGAAACACATCATCGACATCGGGATCGGCATCAACACCGGCGATATGGTGGTGGGTAATATCGGAGCACCGGGCAAGAAAATGGATTATACGGTGATCGGCGACAATGTGAACCTTGGCGCGCGCTTAGAAAGCTTGACAAGACAGTATAATAATCATATCATCATATCGGAATATACCTACGGCAAGGTGAGGAATATCATGCGGGTAAACGAGCTCGGCTCCGTGACCGTCAAGGGGAAACAGCAGCCGGTGGTGATCTATGACCTGGTCGGAGTGAAAGAGTAA
- a CDS encoding cyclic nucleotide-binding domain-containing protein — MAENDQMQLYSRFGKKIPPGTVLFQEGDRGEEMFVLQSGKVKISKQIRGVEKILATVEKGDFFGEMAILNDKPRSATAMTIEECEMLVIDRETFDTLLRGNVEIAIRFIKRLADRLRETNDQLEALMIKDNTSRLVSILAGKVKEQKKIDEFFITIDGLAGLAGIENSQVRMIIEKLASVSIVELSNEKVYFKGQDQVDLLMRLS, encoded by the coding sequence ATGGCTGAAAATGATCAGATGCAGCTTTATTCACGGTTCGGAAAAAAAATACCCCCTGGCACGGTGCTCTTTCAGGAAGGCGACCGGGGAGAGGAGATGTTCGTCCTCCAGTCCGGAAAGGTGAAAATCAGCAAACAGATCCGGGGTGTGGAGAAAATTCTCGCGACGGTGGAAAAGGGCGATTTCTTCGGCGAAATGGCCATCTTGAACGATAAACCCCGTTCAGCCACGGCCATGACGATCGAGGAGTGCGAGATGCTCGTGATCGACCGGGAGACCTTTGATACATTGCTTCGCGGCAATGTAGAGATCGCCATCCGGTTTATCAAGCGGCTGGCCGACCGGCTGCGTGAAACGAACGATCAGTTGGAAGCCCTGATGATCAAGGACAACACCAGTCGTCTTGTCAGCATCCTTGCCGGGAAGGTGAAGGAGCAGAAGAAGATCGACGAATTCTTTATCACCATCGATGGACTTGCCGGTCTCGCCGGCATCGAGAACTCACAGGTCAGGATGATCATCGAGAAACTGGCAAGCGTCAGTATCGTTGAGCTCTCAAACGAGAAAGTGTATTTTAAGGGTCAGGACCAAGTCGACCTGCTTATGCGGTTATCTTGA
- the trpA gene encoding tryptophan synthase subunit alpha has translation MSRIKNTFNRLKKKNETALIPYIMVGDPDLATTKSLILEMEKAGCDIIELGAPFSDPLADGPVIQKAALRSLTNRTSIADVLGLVADVRKASAIPLILMTYYNLIFKYGEERFVHDAVAAGLDGLILPDLPPEEAGTLISSAKKAGLDTIFLLAPTSTDDRIKLVAKITQGFVYYVSLTGVTGAKLAVQNSIKDSLLRIKSVTDKPVAVGFGISSPDQAAQVALWGADGVIVGSALVRVIEENIGNAELVNRVVAFAKALKQGVLAR, from the coding sequence ATGTCCAGAATCAAAAACACATTCAACCGGCTCAAGAAAAAGAACGAGACCGCGCTCATCCCGTATATCATGGTGGGAGACCCGGACCTTGCCACGACGAAGTCGCTCATCCTTGAGATGGAAAAGGCGGGTTGTGATATCATCGAGCTTGGCGCGCCGTTCTCCGATCCCCTGGCTGACGGACCCGTGATCCAGAAGGCGGCCCTCCGTTCGCTCACGAACCGGACCAGCATCGCTGATGTCCTCGGTCTGGTGGCCGATGTACGAAAAGCAAGCGCGATCCCGCTCATCCTCATGACGTATTATAACCTGATCTTCAAGTACGGAGAAGAACGCTTTGTTCACGACGCTGTTGCCGCCGGTCTGGACGGTCTCATTCTGCCGGACCTCCCTCCCGAAGAAGCGGGGACGCTGATATCTTCCGCAAAGAAGGCGGGCCTCGACACGATCTTTCTGCTTGCGCCCACCAGCACTGACGACCGGATCAAGCTTGTCGCGAAGATCACGCAAGGCTTTGTCTATTATGTGTCGCTAACCGGCGTAACCGGCGCAAAACTGGCTGTCCAGAACTCCATCAAAGACTCCCTGCTCAGGATCAAATCCGTGACCGACAAACCGGTTGCGGTCGGGTTCGGCATATCCTCGCCTGATCAGGCTGCACAGGTTGCCCTGTGGGGCGCCGACGGGGTGATCGTGGGCAGCGCGCTCGTGAGGGTGATCGAAGAGAACATCGGCAATGCCGAACTCGTGAACCGTGTTGTGGCGTTTGCGAAGGCCCTAAAACAGGGGGTACTCGCGAGATAG